The following proteins come from a genomic window of Candidatus Zixiibacteriota bacterium:
- the lon gene encoding endopeptidase La has translation MLIPSHNRTSGLKTGPESSCPVLPLMTGVLFPGTVLTIQIGRSDNLTLVKDLLESKREFAAAYARSEVETATDMPMHEIGVFALIRDCSDGPGGSKIVTLEGRQRAFLKDVERTTPYLTAVVQMIEPPAFLEKEIRQRVEEVIAVVSKITHLDPTYSPELSNVVRMNVEEPSMLADRVASAFHFSLAAKQEILESVALDLRYERLLYHLNTELARVTTLLNINENVKQRIKEEQQRYFLRQQLHEIKRQLGEDFAEEREAARFRQVVKDSPNLPPEVISRATIEIDRLGQLSPASAEYGVTRNYLDWLLNLPWNITRPSKIDMTDVERVLTSDYYGPVSLKEQIMQRLSVRKLLGGNDEGPTLCLVGAPGTGKASLAKAIAKALGKEFIRISVGGIDDVAELRGHPRTFLGAYPGRIVRTLREASTCDPLVLIEDIDYFNLENDATVNMALLEVIDSRRNARFLDHYIGVPMDLSRVFFICSVRSYEEIPEQFVPRLEILDLPGYIEREKIVIAKRYIIPKVLKRHGLLKSEVKVADKTLSRIITAYTQEAGLLGFSQQIEKICRKVALEKADAKRSSWMINEKNLESYLGTPQFIPEKAENMPEIGIATGLAWTGSGGELMFIEALKMKGEGQIITTGSLGEVMRESIIAAHSYVRSKADTLGIDFSDFSEFDIHVHFPSGAIPKDGPSAGVTVSLVIASVMSERPIRNDMAMTGEVTLRGRVLPVGGIKEKVSAAYRAGILHVAMPKENAKDIKDLPREILRKTRFYYIERVDELFELCLLDFTPSSFTLEKIFAEEIERAKRRKKKTSARRTPAAAAKSKRRSK, from the coding sequence ATGCTGATACCGAGCCACAACCGAACATCGGGCCTTAAAACCGGCCCGGAAAGCAGCTGCCCGGTCCTTCCGCTGATGACCGGTGTGTTGTTTCCCGGAACCGTTCTGACCATCCAGATCGGGCGGTCCGACAATCTGACTCTCGTCAAAGATCTCCTCGAATCAAAACGCGAGTTCGCGGCTGCCTATGCGCGCTCCGAGGTCGAGACGGCGACCGATATGCCGATGCACGAGATCGGCGTGTTTGCCCTCATCCGGGACTGCAGCGACGGGCCGGGGGGGAGCAAGATCGTCACGCTGGAGGGGCGGCAGCGGGCGTTTCTCAAGGACGTGGAGCGGACCACGCCGTACCTGACGGCGGTCGTACAGATGATCGAACCGCCTGCGTTTCTGGAGAAAGAGATCAGGCAGCGGGTGGAAGAGGTGATCGCGGTTGTCAGCAAGATCACCCATCTTGACCCGACCTATTCGCCGGAGTTGTCGAATGTCGTCCGGATGAACGTCGAAGAACCTTCGATGCTGGCTGACCGGGTGGCCTCGGCGTTCCACTTCTCGCTGGCCGCAAAACAGGAAATTCTTGAATCGGTGGCGCTCGATCTGCGGTACGAACGGCTGTTGTACCATTTGAACACGGAACTGGCGCGGGTCACGACCCTTCTCAATATCAACGAAAATGTCAAGCAGCGGATCAAGGAGGAGCAGCAGCGCTATTTCCTCCGGCAGCAGCTGCATGAGATCAAGCGGCAGCTCGGGGAGGATTTCGCCGAAGAGCGCGAGGCGGCGAGGTTCCGCCAGGTCGTCAAGGATTCGCCGAACCTTCCTCCGGAAGTGATTTCGCGTGCGACGATCGAGATAGACCGGCTGGGGCAGTTGTCGCCGGCGTCGGCGGAGTACGGCGTTACCCGCAACTACCTCGACTGGCTGCTCAACCTGCCGTGGAACATCACTCGCCCGAGTAAGATCGACATGACCGATGTCGAGCGCGTGCTGACCTCGGATTATTACGGCCCGGTCAGCCTCAAAGAGCAGATTATGCAGCGGCTGTCGGTGCGGAAACTGCTCGGGGGCAACGACGAGGGACCGACCCTGTGCCTCGTGGGCGCGCCCGGGACCGGGAAAGCTTCGCTTGCGAAAGCGATCGCAAAGGCGCTCGGCAAAGAGTTCATCCGCATTTCGGTCGGCGGGATCGACGACGTGGCGGAGCTTCGGGGTCACCCCCGGACCTTCCTCGGCGCGTATCCGGGTCGCATCGTCCGGACGCTTCGCGAGGCAAGCACGTGCGATCCACTGGTGCTGATCGAAGATATCGACTATTTCAATCTCGAGAACGACGCCACGGTGAACATGGCGCTGCTCGAGGTGATCGACTCGCGGCGCAATGCGCGGTTCCTCGATCATTACATCGGCGTGCCGATGGATCTCAGCCGTGTGTTCTTCATCTGCTCGGTTCGCTCGTACGAGGAGATCCCGGAGCAGTTTGTCCCGCGCTTGGAGATTCTCGACCTGCCCGGCTACATCGAGCGCGAGAAGATCGTAATCGCCAAGCGCTACATAATCCCCAAAGTGCTCAAGCGCCACGGCCTGTTGAAGTCCGAAGTCAAAGTCGCGGACAAGACGTTGTCGCGGATCATCACGGCGTACACGCAGGAGGCGGGACTGTTGGGGTTCTCGCAGCAGATCGAGAAAATCTGCCGCAAGGTGGCGCTGGAGAAGGCGGACGCCAAGCGTTCGTCATGGATGATCAACGAGAAAAATCTCGAATCATATCTGGGTACGCCGCAGTTTATCCCCGAGAAGGCGGAGAACATGCCGGAGATCGGGATCGCCACCGGACTGGCGTGGACGGGGTCGGGCGGTGAGTTGATGTTTATCGAGGCGCTGAAGATGAAGGGGGAGGGGCAGATCATTACGACCGGGTCGCTCGGGGAGGTAATGCGCGAGTCAATTATCGCCGCGCATTCCTATGTTCGGTCGAAAGCTGACACGCTCGGGATCGATTTCAGCGATTTCAGCGAGTTTGACATCCACGTGCACTTTCCGTCGGGGGCCATACCCAAGGACGGGCCCTCGGCCGGCGTCACGGTTTCACTGGTAATCGCTTCGGTGATGTCGGAGCGGCCGATCCGCAACGACATGGCCATGACCGGCGAGGTGACCCTTCGCGGGCGGGTTCTGCCGGTGGGGGGGATCAAGGAGAAAGTCTCGGCGGCCTACCGTGCGGGGATATTGCATGTCGCCATGCCCAAGGAGAATGCGAAAGATATCAAGGACTTACCCCGCGAGATTCTCCGCAAGACCCGTTTCTATTATATCGAACGAGTCGACGAGTTGTTCGAATTGTGCCTTCTCGATTTTACGCCATCGAGTTTCACGCTCGAGAAGATATTCGCCGAGGAAATAGAGCGGGCAAAACGCCGCAAAAAGAAGACGTCGGCGCGCCGGACGCCGGCGGCGGCAGCCAAGTCCAAACGTCGATCAAAATAG